Proteins found in one Canis lupus baileyi chromosome 26, mCanLup2.hap1, whole genome shotgun sequence genomic segment:
- the LOC140618347 gene encoding large ribosomal subunit protein eL21 — MTNTKGKRRGTRYMFSRPFRKHGVVPLATYMRIYKKGDIVDIKGMGTVQKGMPHKCYHGKTGRVYNVTQHAVGIVVNKQVKGKILAKRINVRIEHIKHSKSRDSFLKRVKENDQKKKEAKEKGTWVQLKRQPAPPREAHFVRTNGKEPELLEPIPYEFMA, encoded by the coding sequence ATGaccaacacaaagggaaagaggagaggtacccgctatatgttctctaggccttttagaaaacatggagttGTTCCTTTGGCCACATACATGCGAATCTATAAGAAAGGTGATATTGTGGACATCAAGGGAATGGGCACTGTTCAAAAAGGAATGCCCCACAAATGTTACCATGGCAAAACTGGAAGGGTCTACAATGTTACTCAGCATGCTGTTGGCATTGTTGTAAACAAACAAGTTAAGGGCAAGATTCTTGCCAAGAGAATTAATGTCCGCATTGAGCATATTAAACACTCAAAGAGCCGAGATAGCTTCCTGAAGcgtgtgaaggaaaatgatcagaaaaagaaggaagccaaagagaaaggtactTGGGTCCAACTGAAGCGccagcctgccccacccagagaagcacactttgtgagaaccaatggaaaggagcctgaactgctggaacccattccctatgaattcatggcatga